One Quadrisphaera setariae genomic region harbors:
- the ureG gene encoding urease accessory protein UreG yields MATPRRSPSAPLRIGIGGPVGSGKTALVAALCRALGPEGAGLDMAVVTNDIYTTEDGDFLVRHGVLPAERITAVQTGACPHTAIRDDIAMNLDAVEELEDSFDPDVVLVESGGDNLTATFSYGLVDAQIFVVDVAGGDKVPRKGGPGVITSDLLVINKTDLAPMVGADLGVMDRDASALRGERPVAFTSLREDPGATPVAAWVQQLLAQRRELAASPASAG; encoded by the coding sequence GTGGCGACCCCGCGCCGCTCGCCGTCCGCGCCGCTGCGCATCGGCATCGGCGGCCCGGTCGGCTCCGGCAAGACCGCGCTGGTGGCGGCCCTGTGCCGGGCGCTCGGCCCGGAGGGGGCCGGCCTGGACATGGCCGTGGTGACCAACGACATCTACACCACCGAGGACGGCGACTTCCTCGTCCGCCACGGCGTGCTGCCCGCTGAGCGCATCACCGCGGTGCAGACGGGCGCCTGCCCGCACACCGCCATCCGGGACGACATCGCCATGAACCTCGACGCGGTGGAGGAGCTGGAGGACAGCTTCGACCCCGACGTCGTGCTCGTGGAGTCCGGCGGCGACAACCTCACCGCCACCTTCAGCTACGGCCTGGTGGACGCGCAGATCTTCGTGGTCGACGTGGCGGGCGGCGACAAGGTGCCGCGCAAGGGCGGCCCCGGCGTCATCACCTCCGACCTGCTGGTCATCAACAAGACCGACCTCGCCCCCATGGTCGGCGCGGACCTCGGCGTCATGGACCGGGACGCGTCCGCGCTGCGCGGGGAGCGCCCGGTGGCGTTCACGAGCCTGCGGGAGGACCCGGGCGCCACACCCGTGGCCGCGTGGGTCCAGCAGCTGCTGGCCCAGCGCCGCGAGCTCGCCGCGTCACCAGCGTCAGCCGGCTGA
- a CDS encoding Nramp family divalent metal transporter: MTSTATRATGPAGAPERKLLHLLGPAFVAAVAYVDPGNVAANLTAGAQYGYLLLWVLVVANAMAVLVQYLSAKLGVVTGRTVPEHLRDRLGPRGRLAFFSQAQAVAVATDVAEVIGGAVALSLLFGLPLWLGGVVTGAVSTAVLALNSRDGVRRFEAVIIAMLGVIAVGFLAGLVVAPPDAAEAAAGLVPRFDGADTVLLAASMLGATVMPHAIYLHSGLARDHHGGAVDPSRVPRALRATRADVVAALVLAGVVNIAMLLLAATSLRGVDGTDTLEGAHAAVVSALGPAVGLLFAIGLLASGLASTSVGSQAGAVIWGTLQRRVPPLLVRRTFTLVPAIAVLLAGVDPTQALVLSQVVLSFGIPFVLVPLLRLTSSRAVMGEHANTPLVRALAVLAVAAVVVLNVVLLVLTFAG, translated from the coding sequence GTGACGTCCACCGCCACCCGCGCCACCGGCCCAGCCGGCGCGCCGGAGCGGAAGCTCCTGCACCTGCTCGGGCCGGCGTTCGTCGCGGCCGTCGCCTACGTCGACCCGGGCAACGTCGCCGCCAACCTCACCGCCGGCGCCCAGTACGGCTACCTGCTGCTGTGGGTGCTCGTCGTGGCCAACGCCATGGCCGTGCTCGTGCAGTACCTGTCCGCCAAGCTCGGCGTGGTCACCGGCAGGACGGTCCCGGAGCACCTGCGCGACCGGTTGGGCCCCCGCGGCCGGCTGGCCTTCTTCAGCCAGGCGCAGGCGGTGGCCGTCGCCACCGACGTGGCGGAGGTCATCGGCGGAGCGGTAGCGCTGAGCCTGCTGTTCGGCCTGCCGCTGTGGCTGGGCGGGGTCGTCACCGGCGCGGTCTCCACGGCGGTGCTGGCGCTCAACTCCCGCGACGGGGTCCGCCGCTTCGAGGCGGTGATCATCGCGATGCTGGGCGTCATCGCGGTGGGCTTCCTCGCCGGGCTCGTCGTGGCCCCGCCCGACGCGGCCGAGGCCGCCGCCGGGCTGGTCCCGCGCTTCGACGGCGCCGACACGGTGCTGCTGGCGGCGAGCATGCTCGGCGCCACGGTGATGCCCCACGCCATCTACCTGCACTCCGGCCTGGCGCGAGACCACCACGGCGGCGCCGTCGATCCGTCGCGCGTCCCCCGCGCGCTGCGCGCCACCCGCGCCGACGTCGTCGCGGCGCTGGTCCTCGCCGGCGTGGTCAACATCGCGATGCTGCTGCTGGCCGCCACCTCCCTGCGCGGTGTGGACGGCACCGACACCCTGGAGGGCGCGCACGCCGCCGTGGTGTCCGCGCTCGGGCCGGCCGTCGGGCTGCTGTTCGCCATCGGGCTGCTGGCCTCGGGACTGGCCTCGACGTCGGTGGGCTCCCAGGCGGGCGCCGTCATCTGGGGCACGCTGCAGCGCCGCGTCCCGCCGCTGCTCGTGCGCCGCACCTTCACGCTGGTACCGGCGATCGCGGTGCTGCTGGCGGGCGTCGACCCGACGCAGGCGCTGGTGCTCAGCCAGGTGGTGCTGAGCTTCGGCATCCCGTTCGTGCTCGTCCCGCTGCTGCGGCTCACCTCCAGCCGGGCGGTGATGGGCGAGCACGCCAACACCCCGCTCGTGCGGGCGCTGGCGGTGCTCGCCGTGGCGGCCGTCGTCGTCCTCAACGTGGTGCTGCTGGTCCTCACCTTCGCGGGCTGA
- a CDS encoding urease accessory protein UreD codes for MLTRVELVAAPGPGGTTRLTTNRAEGILNARRTGPAEVHLVGTGAGPLGGDAVEVDVVVASGARLSLRGVAATLSMPDRVGRPARLDLRLRVAEGAHLDVALEPLVAVRGSDLHAVTTLDVAGGAHLDLLEVTVLGRWREAPGRWRGTLRADLAGAPWLRQSVALGPGSPAWDALDAPRVLVSRLRSPAALPAPSTTTTTKPAGRSAGCAVAMPLAGGGELAQAIGLDLLAARRDLAALDLDPTGFRSTETSGTLVG; via the coding sequence GTGCTCACCAGGGTCGAGCTGGTCGCCGCGCCCGGCCCCGGTGGGACCACGCGGCTCACCACCAACCGCGCGGAGGGCATCCTCAACGCCCGGCGCACCGGTCCGGCCGAGGTGCACCTCGTGGGGACGGGCGCGGGCCCGCTGGGCGGCGACGCGGTGGAGGTCGACGTCGTCGTCGCCAGCGGCGCGCGGCTGTCGCTGCGCGGTGTCGCGGCGACGCTGTCGATGCCGGACCGCGTCGGCCGGCCGGCGCGCCTCGACCTGCGGCTGCGCGTAGCCGAGGGGGCCCACCTCGACGTGGCGCTGGAGCCGCTGGTCGCGGTGCGCGGCAGCGACCTGCACGCCGTGACCACCCTCGACGTCGCCGGGGGCGCCCACCTCGACCTGCTCGAGGTGACCGTCCTCGGCCGCTGGCGGGAGGCGCCGGGCCGCTGGCGCGGCACGCTGCGGGCCGACCTCGCCGGCGCCCCGTGGCTGCGGCAGTCGGTGGCCCTCGGGCCCGGCTCCCCGGCCTGGGACGCGCTCGACGCCCCGCGGGTGCTCGTCAGCCGGCTCCGCTCCCCCGCCGCCCTCCCCGCGCCGTCGACGACGACGACGACGAAGCCGGCCGGTCGCTCAGCGGGCTGCGCCGTCGCGATGCCGCTGGCCGGCGGCGGAGAGCTCGCGCAGGCCATCGGGCTCGACCTGCTCGCCGCCCGCCGCGACCTGGCGGCGCTCGACCTCGACCCCACCGGGTTTCGGTCGACCGAAACCTCTGGCACCCTGGTGGGGTGA